The following coding sequences are from one Desulfosporosinus orientis DSM 765 window:
- a CDS encoding pyridoxal phosphate-dependent aminotransferase: MISQKMQEQVKSSSVIRAMFEEGKRLAGIYGAENVYDFSLGNPSVEPPEEVRKAIIEIANDKNSLGVHGYMNNSGYEDVRTAIANSINEKYSTAFTHNNIIMTVGAAGGLNVILKTLLNPQDEVITFAPFFGEYRSYVKNFEGELVVISPNTKDFQPNLEEFKGKITPKTKAVIVNSPNNPTGVVYSEDTIIKLSEILRDKQKEFGTDIYLVSDEPYRELAYNNVEVPYLTKYYANTIVGYSFSKSLSLPGERIGYLVISEQAADYENIISAANIANRILGFVNAPSLFQRVIAKCLDAKVNLEAYNQNRELLYNELVSYGYDCTKPEGAFYLFVKTPIENDAEFCKLANEKNILIVPGTAFGCPGYVRIAYCVAYKTIEKALPGFKALIEELKA; this comes from the coding sequence ATGATATCCCAAAAAATGCAGGAGCAGGTAAAAAGCAGTTCGGTTATTAGAGCTATGTTTGAAGAAGGAAAGCGATTGGCCGGTATTTATGGAGCGGAAAATGTCTATGATTTTAGCCTGGGGAATCCCAGTGTTGAGCCGCCTGAAGAAGTAAGAAAGGCAATCATTGAAATTGCTAATGACAAAAATTCTCTGGGCGTTCACGGCTATATGAATAATTCTGGCTATGAAGATGTCAGGACAGCTATCGCCAACTCAATTAATGAAAAATACAGTACAGCCTTTACCCACAACAACATTATTATGACTGTGGGTGCCGCAGGCGGGTTAAATGTAATCCTGAAAACTTTGCTGAACCCTCAGGATGAGGTTATCACCTTCGCTCCTTTCTTTGGAGAATACCGAAGCTATGTTAAGAATTTCGAAGGGGAATTAGTGGTAATATCGCCAAACACGAAAGATTTTCAACCCAATTTAGAAGAGTTCAAAGGGAAAATAACCCCAAAAACAAAAGCTGTAATTGTCAACTCCCCTAATAATCCCACTGGAGTGGTATATTCTGAAGATACGATCATTAAACTTTCAGAAATACTGAGAGATAAGCAAAAGGAATTTGGAACAGATATCTATCTGGTTTCAGACGAACCTTATAGGGAACTGGCCTATAATAATGTTGAAGTGCCTTATTTAACCAAGTACTATGCCAATACCATTGTCGGCTATTCCTTTAGTAAATCTCTTTCCCTGCCTGGGGAACGAATAGGGTATTTGGTTATATCGGAGCAGGCTGCCGACTATGAAAATATTATTTCAGCGGCCAATATTGCCAACCGCATCTTAGGTTTCGTTAATGCCCCCTCTTTATTTCAGCGTGTTATTGCGAAATGCTTAGACGCTAAAGTTAACCTTGAGGCCTATAATCAAAACCGGGAACTTCTCTATAATGAGCTGGTATCCTATGGCTATGATTGCACTAAGCCTGAAGGGGCATTTTATTTGTTTGTTAAAACTCCCATCGAAAACGATGCAGAGTTTTGCAAGTTGGCAAACGAAAAGAATATCTTGATTGTGCCAGGTACTGCCTTTGGCTGTCCTGGTTATGTGCGAATTGCCTATTGTGTTGCTTATAAAACCATTGAGAAAGCTTTACCGGGTTTTAAAGCTCTGATCGAAGAATTAAAAGCTTAG
- a CDS encoding DegV family protein, whose protein sequence is MIQIVTDSSADIPEHLLEKYNIRTVPLTIHINDKEYVENIDITPQEFYKKMAASPTLPRTSQPAPALYSKVFSELAKQGEILCLTISSKLSGSYSSANLGKELSGNPEVVVFDTEGGSLGHGLQVTQAAQMAQAGFAMDQILTKLTNYRKEMQILILLDTLENIVKGGRISRFQGSLAKILHIKAILHNVEGDVEFLEKIQGRNKSLRRVIDLVGELCTDISNRVIGITHVDNLPDAEFLAQELEKRYHPKEIIIHYMGATIATYAGESGLIIAF, encoded by the coding sequence ATGATTCAAATTGTAACGGATAGTTCAGCAGATATCCCTGAACATCTGTTAGAAAAATATAATATTCGTACGGTTCCTTTGACCATTCATATAAATGACAAAGAATATGTAGAAAATATTGATATTACCCCTCAGGAGTTTTATAAGAAAATGGCGGCATCACCAACTCTGCCTAGGACATCTCAGCCTGCTCCGGCTCTCTATTCTAAGGTTTTCTCTGAGCTTGCAAAGCAAGGGGAGATTTTATGTTTAACTATTTCATCAAAATTGAGCGGCAGTTATAGTTCAGCAAATCTGGGAAAGGAATTATCGGGGAATCCTGAGGTGGTGGTTTTTGATACCGAGGGAGGATCTCTGGGACATGGTCTGCAAGTAACCCAAGCTGCTCAAATGGCCCAGGCGGGTTTTGCCATGGATCAAATATTAACGAAATTAACAAACTATCGTAAAGAAATGCAAATACTTATTCTTTTGGATACCCTGGAAAACATCGTCAAAGGAGGCAGAATCAGCAGGTTTCAAGGATCTTTGGCAAAAATTTTACATATTAAAGCTATCCTTCATAATGTGGAAGGAGACGTTGAGTTTTTAGAAAAAATTCAGGGGCGCAATAAATCGCTGCGCAGGGTCATAGACCTGGTGGGTGAATTGTGTACCGACATCTCGAATCGTGTTATCGGCATAACTCACGTGGACAACCTCCCGGATGCCGAATTTCTTGCCCAAGAGCTGGAAAAGCGTTATCACCCCAAAGAAATTATTATTCATTATATGGGAGCAACGATTGCAACTTATGCGGGGGAATCCGGATTAATCATTGCTTTTTAA
- a CDS encoding glutamate mutase L, which produces MLKVLVAEICSEITVVNAFGNLNSENPKLLGQGTFPTTVQEGDISLGVKQAMADLEKEIGPWGSITDMPFYAVYPIQFEGLNSKGIASNYFNEGILPASEAMMIAVQLIYEEVGDVLVLKLEEESITVYSVTSNSLPLVESHSTNRNKHIKTKPETSEEIALRAELTAEALKAAVKSYCELSIHFRWIVGTGSSLTELPNGLQILTESVKGIESQGETAILLDRDCLMTSLGALTANYRQGAWQLLRESMGVEN; this is translated from the coding sequence ATGCTAAAGGTGTTAGTTGCTGAAATTTGTAGTGAAATAACTGTTGTGAATGCTTTTGGTAATTTAAATTCTGAGAATCCAAAGCTGCTTGGTCAAGGAACTTTTCCTACGACCGTTCAGGAAGGGGATATTAGTCTGGGAGTCAAACAGGCCATGGCTGACTTAGAAAAAGAGATCGGTCCTTGGGGTTCAATAACCGATATGCCATTTTATGCTGTTTATCCCATACAATTTGAAGGCTTAAATTCCAAGGGTATTGCTTCAAATTATTTTAATGAAGGGATTTTACCTGCTTCGGAAGCAATGATGATAGCAGTTCAGCTTATATATGAAGAGGTAGGAGATGTTTTAGTACTTAAACTTGAAGAAGAATCAATCACGGTATACTCAGTAACTTCAAACTCCTTACCATTGGTTGAAAGCCATAGTACGAACAGGAATAAACATATAAAAACTAAACCTGAAACATCTGAAGAGATAGCGTTAAGAGCTGAGCTAACTGCCGAAGCATTAAAGGCTGCTGTAAAATCATATTGTGAACTATCAATTCACTTTAGGTGGATTGTCGGAACCGGCAGCTCATTAACTGAATTACCTAATGGACTTCAAATTCTGACGGAGAGTGTCAAGGGGATCGAGTCCCAAGGAGAAACTGCAATTTTGCTGGATAGAGATTGTCTGATGACTTCTCTGGGAGCGCTGACTGCTAATTATCGTCAAGGGGCTTGGCAGTTATTGCGGGAGTCTATGGGTGTAGAAAATTAG
- a CDS encoding C40 family peptidase, whose amino-acid sequence MKKSIILLVLVVLAFFSSASVTQAAVFKVGSAGSDIRVLQSELQTLNYDVGPVDGIFGSKTRAAVEAFQRDHNLMVDGIVGPQTQKALDDANIQPSEKTQRSETTEQIINTAKSFLGVPYKWGGASPDGFDCSGFTSYVFATQNISLARVSLDQYRMGTSVSFSDLAPGDLVFFTFSSSKLVSHVGIYIGDNQFISATNSKGIAIYSFSPYWSNAYVGARRVY is encoded by the coding sequence GTGAAAAAAAGCATAATACTATTAGTTTTAGTGGTATTAGCGTTTTTCTCCTCAGCTTCAGTAACTCAAGCTGCAGTATTTAAGGTTGGATCAGCAGGATCGGATATTCGTGTTTTACAATCAGAACTTCAAACCTTAAACTATGATGTCGGTCCGGTAGACGGCATTTTCGGAAGTAAAACTCGGGCTGCAGTTGAAGCTTTTCAACGCGACCATAATTTAATGGTTGACGGCATCGTTGGTCCTCAAACCCAAAAGGCCCTGGATGATGCAAATATTCAGCCATCAGAAAAAACACAGCGTTCTGAGACAACGGAACAGATTATTAATACCGCTAAAAGTTTCTTAGGGGTCCCATACAAATGGGGAGGCGCTTCACCAGATGGCTTTGATTGTTCTGGATTTACAAGCTATGTTTTTGCCACCCAAAATATATCCTTAGCACGCGTTAGTCTTGATCAATATAGAATGGGAACTTCTGTAAGCTTTAGTGATCTGGCTCCGGGAGATTTAGTTTTCTTCACCTTTAGTTCAAGCAAACTAGTAAGTCATGTGGGCATCTATATTGGTGACAACCAGTTTATCAGCGCAACCAATAGTAAAGGAATTGCGATCTACAGCTTTTCTCCATACTGGAGCAACGCCTATGTTGGCGCAAGACGTGTTTACTAA
- a CDS encoding GIY-YIG nuclease family protein, producing MNRKKELKEQYRQLKPEMGVFMIRSNRNNKCLIEGTLRLNATINRVKFQLDFGSYPNRELQKEWKEYGEANFTFRILENLEYEKDETKTDYSDELELLQMDWEERMAKQDFEFYMK from the coding sequence ATGAACAGAAAGAAAGAATTAAAAGAGCAATACCGGCAGCTGAAGCCTGAGATGGGTGTTTTTATGATTCGCTCAAATCGTAACAACAAATGTCTTATTGAGGGAACGCTCAGGCTGAATGCAACTATAAACAGGGTGAAATTTCAATTGGATTTCGGCTCATATCCAAATCGAGAATTACAAAAGGAATGGAAGGAATACGGAGAAGCTAATTTCACATTCCGCATATTGGAAAATCTCGAATATGAAAAGGATGAAACTAAAACAGACTACTCTGATGAGTTAGAGCTGCTGCAGATGGATTGGGAAGAAAGAATGGCTAAGCAAGACTTTGAATTTTATATGAAATAA
- a CDS encoding DUF6530 family protein, producing MKIPTTLKHKPVIVSENYENVDGRYAYNSDAKGLSLGLAQWNDRGKVDVSAKVWRYTGEKWSRQSEELPLHRVLDLAILISRTKLHFRDAYRYQELYDTENPVIDRVGLQGDAMTVAVCTDNEKINEDIKLFNQVLSVDDELIGERLRTLARILREMGY from the coding sequence ATGAAAATACCAACCACCCTTAAGCATAAACCAGTGATCGTTTCAGAGAACTATGAAAATGTTGATGGGCGATACGCTTATAATTCTGATGCGAAAGGTCTTTCCTTAGGCTTAGCACAGTGGAATGATCGGGGAAAAGTTGATGTATCGGCTAAAGTATGGAGGTATACCGGCGAAAAGTGGTCTAGGCAATCAGAGGAATTGCCGCTGCACAGAGTCCTTGATCTTGCTATCTTGATATCCAGGACGAAGCTCCATTTTCGTGATGCTTATCGATATCAGGAACTATATGATACCGAAAATCCTGTTATAGACAGAGTTGGTTTACAGGGAGATGCCATGACGGTTGCCGTATGTACAGACAACGAAAAAATCAATGAAGATATTAAACTATTTAATCAGGTACTAAGTGTGGATGATGAGCTGATTGGCGAGCGTTTAAGAACCCTGGCACGAATTCTGAGGGAGATGGGATATTAG
- the abc-f gene encoding ribosomal protection-like ABC-F family protein — translation MDITKISEFLSWPWYFCVCAKVSRLFGIHDTILSGLGGVFILLVECSNLKKYFADRLIIQLENFKVYSEDRIGIVGANGVGKTTLLKILSKGLEPDEGQVKLYGKCAYISQLDPPEQKQTSAELAAQFGISSTWNETMSGGETTRFKLAQSLSQDCPLIFADEPTSNLDLEGIELLERRLAEHRSGLILISHDRRFLNQLCNKILEIEEGELKVYPGNYSDYCVQKQEERERRQFEYQQYIKEKKRLLGAVEETKQKVKNVRKTPKRMGNSEARLHKMGDQKAKASLDRAIKSTETRIEHLEVKEKPAEQQRIKLDVTDSGMLYSKIIIEGNDICKTFGKEAIFRDAEFKIENGAKVALIGPNGCGKSTLLKMILAKDDSLKVAQGAKIGYFSQDMTILKDKLSIIENVMEESIYQESFVRTLLARLLLKGDAVYKQVGLLSGGERVKVSFAKILLQDINLLILDEPTNYLDINSLEVIEEALRGYNRTLLFVSHDRSLIGSVADHIMTIENQGIQMFQGSYADYLAQKDRSSDDGREDLEKQVLILQHRLTEVVGRLSIPRKKDDMQALDKEYHELLAKLKPLREKLKGLTGLS, via the coding sequence ATGGATATTACCAAAATTTCTGAGTTCCTATCATGGCCATGGTATTTCTGTGTCTGTGCTAAGGTCTCCAGGCTATTTGGCATTCATGACACTATCCTCTCCGGTTTAGGAGGGGTTTTTATTTTATTAGTTGAATGCAGTAATCTTAAGAAATATTTTGCTGATCGCTTGATTATTCAACTTGAAAATTTTAAGGTTTATTCAGAAGACCGGATTGGAATTGTAGGTGCTAATGGGGTTGGCAAAACCACGCTGCTGAAGATATTGAGCAAAGGCCTGGAGCCTGATGAAGGTCAGGTTAAGCTGTATGGCAAGTGCGCTTATATATCCCAGCTTGATCCACCGGAGCAAAAGCAGACCAGTGCTGAGCTGGCCGCACAATTTGGTATTTCAAGCACCTGGAATGAGACAATGAGCGGCGGAGAAACCACCCGCTTTAAGCTTGCTCAAAGCTTGAGTCAGGATTGTCCTTTAATTTTTGCTGACGAGCCAACCAGTAATCTGGACCTGGAAGGGATTGAACTATTGGAACGCCGGTTGGCGGAGCACCGTAGTGGGCTTATTCTCATATCGCATGACAGGCGTTTTTTGAATCAGTTGTGCAACAAGATCCTGGAGATTGAAGAGGGTGAGCTTAAAGTCTATCCCGGCAACTACAGCGATTATTGTGTACAGAAGCAGGAAGAAAGAGAAAGAAGGCAGTTTGAGTATCAACAATATATTAAGGAAAAAAAGAGATTACTGGGAGCTGTGGAAGAGACAAAGCAAAAGGTCAAAAATGTGAGAAAGACCCCTAAAAGAATGGGCAATTCTGAGGCCCGACTGCATAAAATGGGAGATCAAAAGGCCAAGGCTTCTCTTGATCGAGCCATAAAAAGTACGGAAACTAGAATCGAACACTTAGAAGTTAAAGAAAAGCCTGCAGAACAGCAGAGGATCAAACTGGACGTGACAGACTCAGGGATGCTCTATAGTAAGATAATTATTGAAGGCAATGATATTTGTAAGACCTTTGGCAAGGAAGCTATATTCAGAGATGCGGAGTTCAAGATTGAAAATGGCGCCAAGGTGGCCTTGATTGGTCCTAACGGCTGCGGTAAAAGCACACTGCTAAAAATGATTTTGGCAAAGGATGATTCCTTAAAAGTAGCTCAAGGAGCTAAAATCGGCTATTTCAGCCAGGACATGACTATTCTTAAGGATAAGTTGAGCATTATTGAAAATGTTATGGAGGAAAGCATTTATCAGGAAAGCTTTGTCCGAACACTGTTGGCGAGATTACTCCTCAAGGGGGATGCGGTATATAAACAAGTAGGCCTGCTGAGCGGGGGGGAACGAGTTAAAGTTTCGTTTGCCAAGATTTTATTACAAGATATTAACTTGCTTATCCTAGATGAGCCCACCAATTATTTGGATATTAATTCTCTTGAAGTAATAGAGGAGGCTCTGCGAGGTTATAATCGAACGCTTTTGTTTGTCTCTCATGATCGAAGTCTAATAGGTTCAGTAGCTGATCATATCATGACCATAGAAAATCAGGGAATTCAAATGTTTCAGGGAAGCTATGCAGACTACCTGGCTCAAAAGGATAGGTCTTCGGATGATGGGAGAGAGGATCTTGAAAAGCAGGTTCTTATTTTGCAGCATCGTCTCACAGAAGTGGTGGGCAGATTGTCCATACCAAGGAAAAAGGATGATATGCAAGCCTTAGATAAGGAGTATCACGAGCTTTTAGCAAAACTTAAACCTTTAAGAGAGAAGCTTAAAGGTTTGACAGGACTGTCGTAA
- a CDS encoding DUF1697 domain-containing protein — protein MGNKQVALIRGINVGRAKRVAMADLRSLVVGLGNGDVRTILNSGNVVFTAIEAHAVTSAQRIELGLLEKLGVSAKVIVVSEQELVQVVSENPLDYAAKDPSRFLVAFLEKPEDRDKLKDLARKDWAPEALAMGERVAYLWCPNGILKSQLPAEVGRILGDTVTTRNWATVMKLYGLIGCQ, from the coding sequence GTGGGCAATAAGCAGGTAGCTTTAATACGTGGGATTAATGTCGGGCGAGCAAAGCGTGTAGCGATGGCTGATTTGCGCAGTCTAGTGGTGGGTCTGGGCAACGGGGATGTGCGCACGATTCTTAATAGCGGCAATGTTGTTTTTACGGCTATAGAGGCTCATGCCGTAACGTCTGCTCAACGAATCGAGCTTGGGCTTTTGGAGAAACTAGGCGTTTCTGCCAAAGTTATTGTGGTTTCAGAGCAAGAGCTTGTTCAGGTTGTCTCTGAGAATCCCTTAGATTATGCAGCCAAGGATCCCTCAAGATTTCTGGTGGCTTTCTTAGAAAAACCAGAGGATAGGGATAAGCTCAAAGACTTGGCAAGGAAGGATTGGGCGCCTGAGGCTTTGGCAATGGGTGAACGAGTTGCTTATCTCTGGTGTCCCAACGGTATATTGAAGAGCCAGCTGCCGGCTGAAGTGGGACGCATACTGGGCGATACTGTGACCACCCGCAATTGGGCCACTGTGATGAAGCTTTACGGACTGATTGGATGTCAATGA
- a CDS encoding glutamate-5-semialdehyde dehydrogenase: MFEAKLIEIGQRAKQAARLLAYASTESKNNALLAMAEALLKNQEEILEANQRDVQAAEEKGLKKSLVNRLRLTAASIAQISQSLKEVVALRDPVGEGEIWTRPNGLRIQQVHVPLGVVAMIYEARPNVTVDAAALCLKSGNVVILRGGSEALESNKVLARVIAEAAEASGLPGGCIQLITETSREWVQKLIRMNEFLDVIIPRGGAGLIQAVVQNSTVPVIETGTGMCHAFVDRDADYEKAVPIVVNAKTQNPGVCNALETLLVDEGIAAEFLPLIGEELKKLNVQLKGCPRTCDILTYSLPATEDDWKYEHLDLILGVKVVPDLDGALNHIYQYSTKHSETIVTENYSRAQRFLREIDAAAVYVNASTRFTDGGRFGFGAEIGISTQKLHARGPMGLKELTTIKYMVYGDGQIV, from the coding sequence ATGTTTGAGGCAAAACTTATTGAGATTGGGCAAAGAGCTAAACAAGCGGCTCGTTTATTGGCTTATGCCAGCACAGAATCTAAGAACAATGCCTTACTTGCTATGGCGGAGGCCCTTTTAAAGAATCAAGAGGAAATTCTTGAGGCTAATCAGCGGGATGTCCAAGCTGCAGAAGAAAAAGGTCTCAAAAAAAGTTTGGTTAATCGTTTAAGACTGACTGCCGCAAGTATTGCCCAAATAAGTCAATCTCTAAAAGAGGTTGTTGCCTTACGGGACCCGGTGGGAGAAGGAGAAATATGGACCCGGCCTAATGGACTGCGTATTCAGCAGGTACATGTACCTTTAGGTGTGGTTGCCATGATTTATGAAGCCCGGCCCAATGTGACGGTGGACGCAGCAGCCTTGTGCCTGAAATCGGGAAATGTGGTGATCTTAAGAGGAGGGTCCGAGGCTCTGGAGAGTAATAAAGTATTGGCAAGAGTGATTGCAGAAGCAGCAGAAGCAAGCGGCCTGCCTGGGGGATGTATTCAGCTGATCACTGAAACAAGCAGAGAATGGGTACAGAAGCTCATCCGTATGAATGAATTTCTGGATGTCATCATCCCCAGAGGAGGGGCCGGTCTGATTCAAGCTGTAGTTCAAAACTCGACGGTACCTGTGATTGAAACCGGAACGGGTATGTGTCACGCTTTTGTGGACAGGGATGCGGACTATGAAAAAGCTGTTCCTATCGTGGTCAACGCCAAGACACAAAACCCAGGGGTTTGTAATGCTTTGGAAACACTCTTGGTGGATGAAGGGATTGCTGCAGAGTTCCTGCCCTTAATCGGGGAAGAGCTGAAAAAGCTCAATGTTCAGCTGAAGGGCTGCCCCAGAACCTGCGATATCTTGACTTATTCACTTCCGGCAACAGAGGACGACTGGAAATATGAACATCTCGACTTGATTCTGGGAGTAAAAGTAGTGCCAGATTTGGATGGGGCGTTAAACCACATTTATCAATACAGCACCAAGCATTCGGAAACCATTGTTACAGAGAATTACTCCAGGGCACAACGTTTTTTGAGGGAAATTGATGCTGCAGCAGTCTACGTCAATGCCTCGACTCGATTTACGGATGGAGGGCGATTCGGTTTTGGTGCGGAAATCGGCATCAGTACTCAGAAATTACATGCCCGGGGCCCCATGGGTCTGAAGGAACTGACCACCATAAAATACATGGTTTACGGTGATGGACAAATCGTCTAA